The Glycine soja cultivar W05 chromosome 15, ASM419377v2, whole genome shotgun sequence region CAAATAAGGCTTTTAGAAGATAACCTATTGCAAAGTTGGGACGATATGATTCAAATATGGGATGATATAACTCAAATATGTCTTTTCAAAAACGAGTTTATGCTCTTCTATAACAAGGACAAGGAAAGAAGATCTCTGAAAtttgacaaaaagaaaaggcTTTTGAACTGACCTGTCTTGAGGGGAGCAGCCTAGCAGTCCAACCTTCAATCTCTTTGACACCAACATCAAAACGCGGACTAATAACCCCACATTTGTTCAGTCTACCATTCAATTCAACAACAATTTTTCCAGCTCTGTGATCATCAACGTACTCAAACTCTCCAATGTACCCTAGAAAACACAATCAAGGCAAAAACAGATGAACCAAGAGTAACCAAATTGagctattattaaaaaaaagaagattaacAAACAAATACCATGCTTTTGCATCACCAAAAGGAATTTTATAATCACTTTTGAGGATGGCCTAATCATGACCTGGCGCTTCCCCCGTTTCTCAGCATTGTACATGCTCTTAAGAGCATCATTCAACACACTAACCCTCACCATTGTCACTGTCACAAATTTCAGAAGAATTAACCACACTGACATAAACCAAGATTGTGCCAATCAAATGTAAACAACAAACAATATTTTCCATTTTCAATGGCTGAAAACTTCAGCCCAATAATACAATCGTATTTAAACCCCTCTTGAATGGGGAGACACGTCAGTTGACAATATGAACAAAAGCTGCAAGTTCACCTTAGCTATTACTAACACCTTAACACCCATCACATGTCACACTATTAAACATAATTCAAAACCCCCACAAATAAGTATGTATttcatcatcataaaaaaaaaaaaaaaaaaacagacaacAATTCCTGCGAAAGGTAAAATTTTGTCAAAAGGTCGTCTTCTAATTGTCTATCACAAGATAAAATTGTATACTCAAGGATCACAACATCaatctaaaaactaaaaaggctTCAGAGTCCATTTTTGAAACATGAAATGTAAGATACGAAGGATAATAAAGCGAATCTAGGAAACCCCACAACGAAATTTGGTAGTATGAACCAACACACGAACACGGGGGAGAAATCAGATCTTACCAAGGTAGCAGAGTAAAAGCACAGAAACGGCGCGGGTGCAGAAGAAGACTAAAACGCTGAAGGGACACGAGTATAAAACGACCGTGTGTACGTGTGTTTAGGGTTTGGAAGCGATTCAAGTTTTTGGGCCCACAACAGTTTCTCCTTGTTGGACTTTCTGCGCTCCCTTTCATGGCCCATACTTGTATTCCCACTCATTCacaataaatttcttttcaccaaaaaataaatttgataggaaataataacaaataatctacatattatagaaaaaaattgttaaaagaattaaacaaactgaaaacaaaatttctattttattagtgaattaatataaaaaaaatattaaaaactcaaaacaaaattcgatgattttttatcataaacccaaaatatatttaagcagtactttaattattaaatttaattttgtattagtaatttagaaaaatatttgatagagATTAATAACATACCATCTGCATATTAtaagattaaaacaaaattttattaagagtcaatgcaaacaaaaatattatagactcaaaacaaaatttattaatttattagatacttaaaatatttttatttatttatttaattattaaattttttttattaggataTTGATGTGAAATATCTactaattttatgattaatttccattagagaataaatttaattttaactaatttaaaagAACCTAAAATGAGATACTCAATGTTAAAACAACAGGGTGACGTGTAATGGCTTCCGGGTCATTAAGCCCTTCCTACCCGGCCTCACTAAAACACCTACACTTTATCCTTCCACCAATAACTCAACCTtgacaaaatcatattttaaacatGATTTGATAGTTAAAATTTTCGGAGTTTACAACTGCCAtacattatgtttttaaaaccGTCTAAAATACATTGTTAGTTActtcaacaaattttttaataatgtcaGCTTCGAGGACCACAATGAGTTATGTCtaaattaggataaaaaaaattcacttctaaatttgaaaggagtaaaacattatttatattttttgactaaaaaaatcatttttaaatatatgagaattaaaataatcagttttaaatttatgaaataaaaaaaatcatttttaaatttgagggacacaaaacttattaatattttcactTTTTCCTTTATGAGGAAATCTTATGTTTTAACTAACAAGTTGAATTTGGACCCCTACgaattataagaattttttaaagtCAGCATGCATTTTCAAACTAGCTGATAGTTGATGAGTTGAGTGcacataatttgtattatatgaACTCTCGTAATTTAGGGAAATCTTATTAATAGAATCCCGAACACAATTCTCTATTTTAGACATGTTGCATTTGGCTTAATATAAACCTTAGGTATTAGAATCAGTTGGATTGCATGAAACACTTATAGATTAATACAATATGTGCTTGTTAACTTCCCTTGTTTGAATCTGTTTTGTTTCATGAGTACCCATGCATCTGGTATACATGTTTGCTGGTTGAGATCTTTCATGGTAATGTAGATCTATTTGTCTAGTTCAAAACGCAATCGATCACATAGCGTTCCgagttttatgttatttataatgaattttacACTGTGACAAGTGTTTTTTTGCGATTTAAACTGGATAATAGCCATGTTCGTGAATTCTGTATTGTTCTGATTATGTATGGACTTGTCTTGTATTTTTAGATTGAAATAGACATGTTAACTGAATCATGAGAGTTGGAATCATTTCGTTTGCATTTATagaaattttattatgaatGCTGAAAGAATGAGCTGGGTGATGAACATGGATGCTGAAAACTATGTTTTAAGCTGTGAAAAAGGAACTAGATTTGAAGCCTTTGTGCTTGCTGTACTTGGAAAAATTCCCTTATGTTTATGCATGTAAGAAGTGAACCTCTTCCGGTTATTATACTCAACGACTGAAATTTCTCTTTTTGAATTTTGTCCCTCCTAGACTACTCAATTGAACTGtgcttaattcttaattaaccaGTTATTCTGTCAGGTACACCAATTGTATTTATCAATTTAGTTAGCAATGAAATGGTTGCATTCTCCTTGTTAAAGTGTATTTGTAAAACCCCACTCCTTTCCTTATGGTTCTATATTCAGTTCATAGGTTTTCCATTCTTAAGATATATACTAGCTCgttgtgtataattttgtgtcaATGTTGtattcaaattttcaaattctaTGATTCTTAGTGACTCCATAtatctatgtgtgtgtgtttatccTCCAAATATATGTGTCCGTTTATGGGAAAGATTTGTTATTCCTATATAGAATGCATACCCACCCACAAATCGGAGAGATGATGTTCCCAAGAAGCTAAAGGTACCCAAACGCAAACAcatagaaattgaaaaaaaaaataacatagcaGAACCACCAAGGATAAgtaacatacaatgcatgtgtATAAAGAGAGGATTATCTAACCCTCCTGTGATTTGTAGCTTGTTGTTGAGTATGATAAATGGTTATAATACTATTCCCTTCTTTCTCTATGTTCATGATGAGTAGCAAGAGGAGTAATTTAGTTTGTTATATGTACTAACTCTTGCAACCTCAAGGCCCCCCGTAGCCATGATATATTTTGAACAACTGTCTATCAGGTTTCCGAGAGCTTTAACGACTAATATCTTGTTTTGAGATTTCATTTAACTATAAATTACTTTGAAATTATAAACAGACAACTGCTTATGAGTACCTGCAGACAACCATTCAACTTTTTATACTTGCAACTGCTTATCAGGTGCCTGTAGACTAAAATTAactgtaaaacaaaattttataaggatggttaaaattataaaacgggtatattataagaaaaaacatatttaaatttaaaattaaattattttaattaagtaatcatcatttaaaataataaatagatcaaatttatacaaaaatcatataacTATAGTTTTTATACCATTTTTATCAGTTAATGATCTAAGcattagttttattaaatacttCATATTATAACAACTAATTAATCtttatctcaaaaaaaaaaaatacgaacTAATTTATtagctataaaaaaaaaattaacagagCCTAAATTTCGTTGTTTGCTCTAGTtatttaccttttgaattttgagataTTCAATTTGTTGTTATGTactcatttgaattttgtacctgaaattttgatttctttttcgaTAATGCACGGATAATTTTTTACCTTTGATGAAGATTAATATTTTAACTATGTAAATGAGCAACGAAGCATCTAatccaaaacatatatattctgCTGCAGAGACAAAATCCGACGATTTTtcacatgaatatgaatatgCATACAGATTCAAaggttaattaaaaatcaatggTTCCCTAATTCAATAGGAAGGAGGGTGGGCGATGGGAGAAACACTTCTTTTTGGGGCGGATAAGTGGTGTGGATTGTGGAGATAACAACCTCAAGGAGTCTTTCCCTCTGGCTATTTCAAATAGCTGTCAACAAACATGCCACCATTAATTAATATGCTTAGTTTTTTCAGAATGCATGGCTCTTCACGATGGCCTTTCACGGGCTTTTGGAGAACAAAATCTTTTTGCATGGGTGGACTAGGAAGAACTTTTTTCAGATCTAAAGGTCTATGTAGGTGTATGGGGTTTACAGGAAGGTCAGAATAATGATGCTTGGTTTTGGAAACCAAACCCTGcaatattttgacaaaaacatcattttaatttttttgaaatcttaaatataaaaattttaattaacttgtaacttcaaaattttcttaaataaagatAACACAAAGATAACAATATGGTATTTCGTCCAATCCCCAACTCTCCATACCTGGAACATCCATCACAGAGTCCTTTAACGAAATCCTTTTGGAACGAAATCAATTGCCCCATCGAAAGTTGTAGTGAATTTCTTCTCATCTTGGTACAACAATCCACTAGGATGTTTATAAATACCACCTTCtttattataaacattttttgtaATTAGGGGATGaagatatattatattttttgtgggCTCATCCATCTACTACCGATAGGTTTTGGATTTAGACTCTTAAGTATATAGAGCTATACTGTACGTACACCTTGTATAGAACTTTGCACTGTTTCTTACTTTCATCAATGAATATATggcctttcaaaaaataagataaatggtCTTTTTGACAATACATAAAAAAAGGTTTGAATTGACCAAGCATTGAAATGATAGCAATGCCATATCATCACTTAAggtaaaactaaataaaataacacttcaATCAAACTGAAAGCAGAAAATTATAGCATCTGAATTACAAACTTAGACGGTGGAAATTAACGACTATTAGATAGTCTCTAGCTAATTAGAATTTACGACAAAGAATTAATCACATTCAACTACATATCATGAGTTTGTCGAGATTAATTATTAGTTGAAAACATGATAATCCTGCACTATGTAATAATTTATCGGTAACAAAGACGATCAAGAACCGAACCACTCAGGAACTAGCTGCTTGCAGAGGCCCATGTAGGTAGAATAAAGATTTCGATCCTTGGCGCCAGCTCGATGAATGTTAGTATGCTTGAGGAAATATTTGAGCTGTTTAAGCGTGCAGCAACCGAGCATTTGACCTAGCAACAAGAACAACCAATTAATGGCCTTTTTCTTGGTTCCTGCAAGGGAGGGTTGGACGCTGTTTTCTTGTCCGCAGTGTTGGCATTTTGGCAGCACCGGTTGCATCCAAACCTTGGGTTCCCTATCATGCATGCTATCTTTCTTCTTCTGAATGAAGCTCCACAATTCGGAAAACTTGCCCTCCAGATCAAGAACCATCTCGAACTTGTTCTTGCACCTCTTGCACTCCACGCTCCCCTTGATTTTCACGATCTTGTTCTCCAAAAGGTACTTTCGGGTGTGCACCGTGGCGCGGTGGTTCGTGGCCCAAGGAAAGGGCGGAGGGATGGTTTCGCGCGGCGCGGCGGCGAGAACGTGACGAAGAGGGTACTGGAGCATTTACATGCACGTGATCAACAGCATCCATGTTGTTGTGGTTAGAAGCAGTGAAGGGTACCAACATGGGGTTAATGAATGGAGTTTGCATGGTTAGGGGAGGAGGGTTTGTTGGGAAAGAGTGTGTCTCTCTCTTTGGACGATTgcatgagagagagaaagtgagcaaatcatcatcatctttggGGTTGGGGTTCTGCATTTCTTGGCTTAGAGCTTTGAACAAGGATGATGAAAAAActtatctcatttttttctcctataagTGTTTCCAGAGTAACTTATCCAAATAGGTCCTTAGGCCTTGAATTATGCATTCGCACAATTCAGTCTCtacatttcaaattttaaaaaggtGCACGAAATAATTATGgagtgcaggaagcaattgTCAGTAGGGCCACTGAGTCcttgcttttttcttttaggcCTTCTGTGGCCTGTGTCCTTCTGTACTGTTGAccccggaaaaaaaaaaaggtgagcaAATAGTtgttacttcccttttattctGTTATACAAGTTCTTGACTGCAATGAATCAAATGTCATAATAGtaaatagtaattaaattataacTCGTAACATTACTCTTTTAACTGTAAAAAAAGAACACTACTCttctattgttatatatattctttttatactAGCTTGCGTTGTGATTGTGACAATAGGATTAGGATAATGTGTAGAGGTTCAAACTTCATTGATTATTGAATATTTGTAGCAGTCATACATACCAATGGGGAAAAGGACATTAATTAATGTATGAAAATTTAAGAGTGCGTTCAACTGGAAAATTTTCCAAATTTCTTCCGTAGAAAATGTtccaagattttcagaaaacttCCTTAATTTGCTGAATGCAACCATGTTACTTTGTCTGATTAAAAGACTGATGTTGACTGATATGTATAATTCTCATTTTGCATCAGCTAAGTGGGGGTGAAACCTGCGGCTTCTAACTCTCTTTTTGTAGCATATTTTAGCTTAGCTAATGCATCTGTAAGGAGATGTTTGATATGTCACTGTGATGTCAAAGCCTTTCAAGATGGGAAAAACTTTGTATTCAAGCTTGATGAAGACTTCTAGTCATGATTACTTTATTAATGCTTCAAGTATTATATAGATATGTCAAATGGGGcatcaaaattttgtttattattattattattcttgtcGAAACATGTTTAGTCTTCCCTTCAAAAAAGAAACATGTTTATTCTTGACCATCCCTAGCATGGCATCTTTAATCAGGTCTTATatactattttaaattatagttCAGTACTATGCATTTTTTAAACGGTTGCCATAATGGCCAAGTTATTCtaatcattaaaaatttaaagttctcctttcatgtgtgtgtgtgtgtatatatatatatatatatattccaatcACGCTTAATTCCCTCCCTTTCTCTCGGCCAAAAGATGAACATGAACTGAAGCTTTGCGCGTCTGTCTGCATGTCTGATTCAAAAATAGAGTAAGATCCTCTTATATTCCTTGTAATGCTAAAAAAGTTCATAATAGATGTTACCCAAATAACAATAGGtttcattataattatatttgcatatgaaaagat contains the following coding sequences:
- the LOC114388559 gene encoding 40S ribosomal protein S15a-1 yields the protein MVRVSVLNDALKSMYNAEKRGKRQVMIRPSSKVIIKFLLVMQKHGYIGEFEYVDDHRAGKIVVELNGRLNKCGVISPRFDVGVKEIEGWTARLLPSRQFGYIVLTTSAGIMDHEEARRKNVGGKVLGFFY
- the LOC114388130 gene encoding uncharacterized protein LOC114388130, with amino-acid sequence MLQYPLRHVLAAAPRETIPPPFPWATNHRATVHTRKYLLENKIVKIKGSVECKRCKNKFEMVLDLEGKFSELWSFIQKKKDSMHDREPKVWMQPVLPKCQHCGQENSVQPSLAGTKKKAINWLFLLLGQMLGCCTLKQLKYFLKHTNIHRAGAKDRNLYSTYMGLCKQLVPEWFGS